The following proteins are co-located in the Bordetella bronchialis genome:
- a CDS encoding type VI secretion system Vgr family protein, protein MSSPSQNQRDIAVRSAVLPRDTLLLAGLRGEERLGRPFEFRLDLLSVDAGIEPARMLGSEIRVTLATASGKREFNGIVSRFGIAGAALAQARPDSLTRYRAVMRPRLWLLSRSSHCRFFFDMSVLDVVRQLLDDHRVAYRVACTASYPKLAHCAQFRETDLDFMSRLLEREGIYYFFEHANGAETVVLADAPQAHEAIGRDAAIPFHPLLGPRVPPRESIYRWTTDAEVAPGASEFNSFDFLDVKGSENQGLLARATAEDGARAGTLEDYALRYDTQGDGRRHAQALLDTHRGRAIRARGRATARGIRPGAWFRLKDHPRAEQNAEYLIVAARYRLGGNDYTAERGAGEREPVFDCGFSAIARQQAWRPPRVTPVPRPGLQTAMVVAPDGETLATDGYGCVKVQFHWEQFNPPKASRRMQRCWVRVAQAWAGKGWGAIFVPRAGQEVVVDFLDGDPDHPMIVGSVYNSRNPPPYIQAGHPEIAAIRTDALGDGARDRNELRFNDKSLQVLLYTGGRFDTYVKKSGYAWIGEDDHRTVAGRQLLHAAEQHVRVDGGQKVKVDGSASLKAGIDILHQAGVNYVVDGEVVHVKAGASVVIEAGAMVTLKAGGSFITVDAAGVQISGPIVGLNSGGAAGSGPGGTPESPDTPGAADDGSSVRAK, encoded by the coding sequence ATGTCCTCTCCTTCCCAGAACCAGCGCGACATCGCGGTCCGGAGCGCGGTGCTTCCGCGCGATACCCTGTTGCTCGCCGGCCTGCGCGGAGAGGAACGCCTGGGCCGGCCCTTCGAATTCCGGCTTGATCTCCTCAGCGTGGACGCCGGCATCGAGCCCGCCAGGATGCTGGGCTCGGAGATCCGCGTCACCCTTGCCACCGCGTCCGGCAAGCGCGAGTTCAATGGCATCGTCAGCCGTTTCGGCATCGCCGGGGCCGCGCTGGCGCAGGCCCGCCCGGACAGCCTGACGCGATACCGCGCGGTCATGCGGCCGCGCCTGTGGCTGCTGAGCCGGTCTTCGCATTGCCGCTTCTTCTTCGATATGTCGGTGCTCGATGTGGTGCGGCAACTGCTGGACGACCACCGGGTCGCCTATCGCGTGGCCTGCACCGCGTCTTATCCCAAGCTGGCGCACTGCGCGCAATTCCGCGAGACGGACCTGGATTTCATGAGCCGCCTGCTGGAGCGCGAAGGCATCTATTATTTTTTCGAGCACGCCAATGGGGCCGAGACCGTGGTCCTGGCCGACGCGCCCCAGGCGCATGAGGCCATCGGCCGCGATGCCGCCATTCCTTTCCACCCCTTGCTGGGACCCCGCGTGCCGCCGCGGGAATCGATCTACCGCTGGACGACGGACGCCGAGGTCGCGCCGGGCGCCAGCGAATTCAATTCCTTCGACTTCCTCGACGTCAAGGGCAGCGAGAACCAGGGCCTGTTGGCGCGCGCCACGGCCGAGGACGGCGCGCGCGCCGGCACCCTGGAGGACTACGCGCTGCGCTACGACACCCAGGGCGACGGCCGGCGCCATGCCCAGGCGCTGCTGGACACGCACCGGGGCCGCGCCATCCGCGCCCGGGGGCGCGCGACGGCCCGCGGCATCAGGCCGGGCGCCTGGTTTCGCCTGAAGGACCATCCGCGCGCGGAGCAGAACGCCGAGTACCTGATCGTCGCCGCCCGCTATCGCCTGGGTGGCAACGACTACACCGCCGAGCGTGGCGCGGGCGAGCGCGAGCCGGTCTTCGACTGCGGCTTTTCGGCCATCGCGCGCCAGCAGGCCTGGCGGCCGCCTCGGGTGACACCGGTGCCGCGTCCCGGGTTGCAGACGGCCATGGTGGTCGCGCCGGACGGGGAAACCCTGGCGACGGACGGCTACGGCTGCGTCAAGGTGCAGTTCCACTGGGAGCAATTCAACCCGCCCAAGGCCAGCCGGCGCATGCAGCGCTGCTGGGTGCGCGTGGCGCAGGCCTGGGCCGGCAAGGGCTGGGGGGCGATCTTCGTGCCGCGCGCGGGCCAGGAGGTCGTGGTCGACTTCCTGGACGGCGACCCCGACCATCCCATGATCGTGGGCAGCGTCTACAACAGCAGGAATCCGCCGCCCTACATCCAGGCGGGGCATCCGGAGATCGCCGCCATCCGCACCGACGCGCTCGGCGACGGCGCGCGGGACCGCAACGAGCTGCGCTTCAACGACAAATCGCTGCAGGTGCTGCTTTACACGGGCGGCCGCTTCGATACCTACGTCAAGAAGAGCGGCTACGCCTGGATAGGCGAGGACGACCACCGCACGGTCGCCGGCCGCCAGTTGCTGCATGCCGCCGAACAGCACGTCCGCGTGGACGGCGGGCAGAAGGTCAAGGTGGACGGCAGCGCCTCGCTGAAGGCGGGCATCGACATCCTGCACCAGGCGGGCGTGAATTATGTCGTCGACGGCGAAGTGGTGCACGTCAAGGCGGGCGCCAGCGTGG
- a CDS encoding DUF4280 domain-containing protein, with product MAEQVVMGAVLMCTFGTAPACLEVLPTARVLVEGRPAATVQDRVAVANIPPFAMCTSLANPEVASATAAAMGVLTPMPCLPLIPAPWLPGAPTVLVGNLPALDNVSACECQWGGVVTIAMPGSARTLVP from the coding sequence TGCACGTTCGGCACGGCCCCGGCCTGCCTGGAGGTGCTGCCGACGGCGCGCGTCCTGGTGGAGGGGCGGCCGGCGGCAACCGTGCAGGACCGCGTGGCGGTCGCCAATATCCCGCCCTTCGCCATGTGCACGTCCCTGGCCAATCCCGAGGTGGCATCGGCCACCGCTGCCGCCATGGGGGTCCTGACGCCCATGCCCTGCCTGCCCCTTATCCCGGCGCCATGGCTGCCGGGCGCGCCCACCGTCCTGGTCGGCAATCTGCCGGCCCTGGACAACGTCTCGGCGTGCGAGTGCCAATGGGGTGGCGTGGTCACCATCGCGATGCCCGGCAGCGCCAGGACCCTGGTGCCTTGA